Proteins co-encoded in one Candidatus Bealeia paramacronuclearis genomic window:
- a CDS encoding FlgD immunoglobulin-like domain containing protein encodes MATTQAISKSAVPLDAKKKKREGKKLDMENIGFQLMIKQMMNQNPMNPQKPKDMSATFFQMNSTKNQTAQLEKMDKVIEKMDMMMGVQANNFKGQEIVAKGNQFVLPDLPKMAYEIPEGTKVAMIHVFNDKNDHVKTYIGESTPGKHDITFDGFNSNGAKLPEGNYKYVLETENVSGVAQSQKLGRFDLKNRSQNLMYELPQNVEKATLVMSNEEGRIVGAMNLDGPKGHLTSGRHEIPFEGLGQKGVPLPGGKYTFRVKAWDAENQEIQGETLVSGKVQWGEMKDKSPMLNLGNGLSVPLSDYRATRAISMLTEQP; translated from the coding sequence ATGGCAACTACTCAAGCTATTTCCAAGAGCGCTGTCCCCTTGGACGCCAAAAAGAAGAAACGCGAGGGCAAGAAACTCGATATGGAAAATATTGGATTTCAACTCATGATCAAGCAAATGATGAATCAAAATCCGATGAATCCTCAAAAACCTAAGGATATGTCAGCAACTTTCTTCCAAATGAACTCTACAAAAAACCAAACAGCTCAATTAGAGAAAATGGATAAAGTTATTGAAAAAATGGACATGATGATGGGTGTTCAAGCCAATAATTTCAAAGGTCAAGAAATTGTGGCCAAAGGGAACCAGTTTGTTCTCCCCGATTTACCTAAAATGGCTTATGAAATTCCAGAAGGCACAAAAGTCGCAATGATTCATGTTTTTAACGATAAAAATGACCATGTCAAAACTTACATTGGTGAATCCACACCAGGAAAACACGACATTACATTTGATGGCTTTAATTCAAATGGCGCAAAACTTCCCGAAGGAAATTATAAGTACGTCCTTGAAACGGAAAACGTTTCAGGAGTTGCCCAATCCCAAAAACTCGGTAGATTTGATCTCAAAAACCGCTCCCAAAATCTAATGTATGAGCTTCCTCAAAATGTTGAAAAAGCAACTCTTGTGATGTCAAACGAAGAGGGACGCATTGTGGGTGCCATGAACTTAGACGGTCCAAAAGGGCATCTGACCTCAGGGCGACATGAAATTCCATTTGAAGGCCTCGGACAAAAAGGCGTGCCTTTACCCGGTGGAAAATACACCTTCAGAGTCAAAGCCTGGGATGCTGAAAACCAAGAAATCCAGGGAGAGACATTGGTCTCAGGCAAAGTACAGTGGGGTGAAATGAAAGACAAGTCCCCCATGTTGAATTTGGGGAATGGCCTGTCTGTTCCACTTTCAGACTATCGGGCGACACGTGCCATTTCAATGCTAACAGAACAACCATAA
- a CDS encoding flagellar hook-length control protein FliK → MLEIINLAQALMGQNQQASGAKGETFENSQDGEGLNFLDHFSETKKSIIEGQEGLVFAAMPTPLPYQQNINIYFEDIPESSSYQQILLTQEQANSLMPEELNLENLEINPESQSTIFKGISGEVKRVDEILSKKLEKFIPQDKNDDRSNQIASSEEALIDKNSLDFLAPEVQKIVKNNPTLTPNENQEGIEGVVRESEFPPTQNTNLEENSKNSSDVATSSTQDSSQHIQKNDKTAPFLSEFKSVQDKDIGKTAAQQDSISVQAHEGDTTFTGTLKADPSPTLSKPQVMDQIFTRLDFPMLKQKGDQKISIVLDPRELGRMDIELHMDGDKVNAVFKADQQALNFARNDADKLAQMLRDQGFNASSQNFQFQERPSQDAQYARLEKTYGSSFSLEEGTDGQPLKIPSMRYNVGVFGRSYDAVI, encoded by the coding sequence ATGCTTGAAATCATTAATCTTGCCCAAGCCTTAATGGGGCAAAATCAACAGGCGTCTGGGGCAAAAGGCGAGACCTTTGAGAATTCTCAGGATGGGGAAGGTTTGAATTTTCTCGACCATTTTAGCGAGACCAAAAAATCTATAATTGAAGGACAGGAAGGCTTGGTATTTGCAGCCATGCCTACGCCTCTTCCCTATCAGCAAAACATTAACATTTATTTTGAAGATATACCTGAATCTTCATCATATCAGCAAATTCTTCTAACACAAGAACAAGCCAATTCATTGATGCCCGAAGAGTTAAATCTTGAAAATCTCGAAATAAACCCAGAATCACAGTCCACAATTTTCAAAGGGATTTCGGGCGAAGTAAAACGTGTTGATGAAATCCTCTCAAAGAAATTGGAAAAGTTTATTCCACAAGACAAAAACGATGATAGGTCAAATCAAATTGCTTCTTCGGAGGAAGCTCTTATAGACAAAAATTCACTCGATTTTCTTGCACCAGAAGTACAAAAAATCGTCAAAAACAATCCAACATTAACACCCAATGAAAATCAAGAAGGCATTGAAGGCGTCGTAAGAGAATCGGAATTTCCACCCACACAAAATACCAATCTAGAGGAGAATTCCAAAAACTCCTCAGATGTCGCAACATCTTCAACACAAGATTCATCTCAACATATTCAAAAAAATGATAAAACAGCGCCATTTCTCTCGGAATTTAAATCCGTTCAAGATAAAGACATTGGAAAGACAGCGGCTCAACAAGATTCCATTTCTGTTCAGGCTCACGAAGGAGATACCACTTTCACGGGAACACTAAAAGCTGATCCCTCCCCTACCCTTTCCAAACCCCAGGTTATGGATCAAATTTTTACACGGCTTGATTTTCCAATGCTCAAGCAAAAGGGAGATCAAAAAATTTCCATCGTCCTTGATCCTCGTGAATTGGGTCGGATGGACATCGAATTGCATATGGATGGCGACAAGGTAAATGCTGTCTTTAAGGCAGATCAACAAGCCCTCAACTTTGCCCGGAATGATGCGGATAAACTTGCTCAAATGTTAAGAGACCAAGGCTTTAATGCCTCCTCACAAAACTTCCAATTCCAAGAAAGACCCTCCCAAGATGCCCAATATGCGCGTCTTGAGAAAACCTATGGATCTTCTTTCTCGTTGGAGGAAGGAACGGATGGACAACCCCTCAAAATCCCCAGTATGCGCTATAACGTTGGCGTCTTCGGACGCAGTTATGATGCGGTTATTTAA
- a CDS encoding flagellar hook-basal body complex protein — protein sequence MTKQSSIQGINANQNVMGASAGNLATQNADNVFGMNLLQTESVTGATGNSGVKTTQMMDTSQGTINSTGNNLDFTIQDGGAWVAVKYNGAIAYVPSVRGTINNLGEYVTQIGNNEYPVLGWPTLANGDIDTTKVQNKYDLSQLSPIQADKVATTASATTKADYILNLPANAPIATGNAAIDQAAGSVQKTPTSVIDSQGNQHTVSLVWTKTAANQWTVTSTCPDAQAINLGTNANPIANAGNAYSVVVNFNANGLVTGYTYNGVVNGPSMPNMYIQWTPTTTVPADSGITIGMGPVNTPGGLTQYGNSYAANKPNTDGVPYGNFNNVSIDNQGYIIAEFTNGAQIYVGKIPFAKFNNNQLTRGGGVFTANIQSGSPILVEAQTNGIGAVEFGTIQGSNIDQAQQLMSLVTAQLGVQMNSEALRMQFDADKALLSVARSS from the coding sequence ATGACGAAACAATCTTCAATACAAGGTATTAATGCCAACCAAAATGTGATGGGGGCTTCTGCTGGAAACCTTGCCACTCAAAATGCTGACAACGTCTTTGGGATGAACTTACTTCAAACAGAATCCGTAACAGGCGCTACAGGCAATAGCGGTGTTAAAACAACTCAAATGATGGATACCAGCCAGGGCACAATTAACAGTACAGGCAATAACCTGGATTTTACGATCCAAGATGGTGGCGCCTGGGTTGCTGTTAAATACAACGGAGCCATTGCGTATGTCCCTTCCGTACGTGGCACAATCAATAACTTGGGTGAATACGTCACTCAAATTGGAAATAATGAATATCCTGTTTTAGGATGGCCGACTTTAGCCAATGGCGATATCGATACAACAAAAGTTCAAAACAAGTACGATCTCTCTCAGCTTTCTCCTATTCAAGCGGACAAAGTAGCCACTACAGCCAGTGCTACGACAAAGGCAGATTATATTTTGAACTTGCCCGCTAATGCACCTATAGCTACAGGTAATGCGGCTATCGACCAAGCTGCAGGATCTGTCCAAAAAACACCAACATCTGTTATTGACTCACAGGGAAATCAACACACCGTCTCACTTGTGTGGACCAAAACTGCGGCAAATCAATGGACGGTCACATCAACATGCCCAGACGCACAAGCAATAAATTTGGGGACAAACGCCAACCCTATAGCAAATGCCGGGAACGCCTATAGTGTAGTTGTAAACTTTAATGCAAACGGGCTTGTAACTGGATATACGTACAATGGTGTTGTCAATGGTCCTTCAATGCCAAATATGTATATTCAATGGACACCTACAACCACCGTTCCTGCAGATAGCGGCATCACTATTGGCATGGGGCCGGTCAATACTCCCGGTGGTCTCACTCAGTATGGAAATTCCTATGCCGCCAACAAACCCAATACGGATGGCGTTCCTTATGGCAACTTTAATAACGTCTCAATTGATAACCAAGGATACATCATTGCAGAGTTCACAAATGGCGCTCAAATTTATGTAGGGAAAATTCCTTTTGCAAAATTTAATAACAACCAACTCACACGAGGGGGTGGAGTTTTTACAGCAAACATTCAATCCGGTTCCCCCATTTTAGTGGAGGCCCAAACTAATGGCATTGGCGCAGTTGAATTTGGAACAATTCAAGGATCTAACATTGACCAGGCACAACAACTTATGAGTTTGGTGACCGCTCAGTTGGGCGTTCAAATGAACTCTGAAGCGCTAAGAATGCAATTTGATGCGGACAAAGCTTTATTGAGTGTGGCCCGTTCATCATAG
- the fliF gene encoding flagellar basal-body MS-ring/collar protein FliF, translating into MNALVETLKGFGLIRLAIMGSVLAAMVGFFFMITARLSEPDYGLLFADIDPADGSQIVSRLDDMGVTYKLEGGGSQIFVPSEQVARLRMAMAEAGLPMGGSIGYELFDRTDVLGSTSFVQDLNRLRALEGELSRSIRSINGVSSARVHLVLPKKELFAREAQKTSASVIIKMRGAGRLAPGQVQGIQHLVAAAVPGLAVENISIIDERGTLLAKGSDGESAMAANLEEAKLNYESRVSKMLETLLERSVGPGKVRAEVSADLDMDRLTENSETYDPDGQVVRSTQTAEESANASESASSAGATSQNNVPNAQAAAGGGGGKNTNDSKRTEETINYEISKTLKTHIKESGGVKKISVAVLVDGVYTKGGDGKEAYAARPKEEMDQLTKLVKSAIGFDDKRGDTVEVVNMRFAPEEPGAQETGSDLFMGFTRFEIIRMIESIVLSLIALLGLLFVVRPIITRLLNQVGAASVASQDAQFALAGAGTGGSSSNPMSALPPGSPALQLSGPGGGHLPAPTESDEMMAIDNVIGKVRVSAVQKIEEIIDDKPEESVAQIRTWMREGQD; encoded by the coding sequence GTGAATGCGCTCGTAGAAACACTCAAAGGTTTTGGATTAATACGCCTTGCGATTATGGGTTCGGTTTTGGCCGCCATGGTCGGATTTTTCTTTATGATCACAGCAAGATTAAGCGAACCTGATTATGGGTTGCTTTTTGCTGACATTGATCCTGCTGATGGATCTCAAATCGTCTCCCGTCTTGATGATATGGGAGTCACTTATAAACTTGAGGGAGGGGGATCTCAGATTTTTGTGCCCTCCGAACAAGTGGCACGTCTCCGCATGGCGATGGCTGAAGCTGGACTTCCTATGGGAGGGTCCATCGGATATGAACTTTTTGATAGAACAGATGTGCTCGGATCTACAAGCTTTGTTCAAGACCTCAATCGCTTAAGAGCTCTTGAGGGAGAACTATCCCGAAGCATTCGCTCTATCAATGGCGTTTCCTCAGCGCGCGTTCATCTCGTCTTGCCGAAAAAAGAACTTTTTGCGCGAGAGGCCCAAAAAACCAGTGCTTCTGTAATTATTAAAATGAGGGGTGCGGGGCGCCTTGCCCCCGGTCAAGTTCAGGGTATTCAACATTTGGTTGCAGCAGCCGTCCCCGGCCTTGCCGTTGAAAACATCTCTATTATTGATGAAAGAGGAACGCTGCTTGCAAAAGGATCTGATGGAGAATCGGCCATGGCGGCCAATCTGGAGGAAGCCAAACTCAACTACGAATCCCGCGTTTCTAAAATGCTTGAGACTTTACTCGAAAGATCTGTGGGCCCTGGAAAAGTCAGAGCTGAAGTCAGTGCTGATTTGGATATGGACCGCCTGACCGAAAATTCAGAAACCTATGATCCCGATGGGCAAGTCGTCAGATCTACGCAAACAGCAGAAGAATCGGCCAATGCATCTGAATCGGCTTCATCAGCAGGCGCCACTTCCCAAAATAATGTACCCAATGCTCAAGCTGCGGCAGGCGGAGGTGGAGGCAAAAACACAAATGACTCCAAACGCACAGAAGAAACTATCAACTATGAAATCTCCAAAACCCTCAAAACACACATTAAAGAATCTGGTGGTGTGAAAAAAATCTCAGTCGCAGTTTTGGTTGATGGCGTTTACACAAAAGGGGGAGATGGAAAAGAAGCTTATGCTGCACGTCCCAAAGAAGAAATGGATCAACTCACAAAACTGGTCAAATCCGCCATTGGATTTGATGACAAACGAGGAGATACCGTTGAGGTTGTGAATATGCGTTTTGCCCCTGAAGAACCCGGGGCGCAAGAAACTGGATCAGATCTTTTCATGGGCTTTACTCGGTTTGAAATTATCCGCATGATCGAAAGCATTGTGCTGTCTTTAATTGCTTTGCTGGGTCTTCTCTTTGTCGTACGACCCATTATTACGCGCCTTTTGAATCAGGTGGGAGCGGCCTCAGTAGCCTCTCAAGATGCTCAATTCGCCCTTGCAGGAGCTGGAACTGGAGGAAGTTCTTCCAATCCCATGAGCGCATTACCACCCGGGTCCCCTGCCCTTCAATTGAGTGGTCCTG
- a CDS encoding ABC transporter substrate-binding protein has product MKFRFLLTVLMLVTTPFLAKAEQTHATPEAFIQEIGDQVITLLTNKMIDTPQRAKVFRDIFETKFNVKSIGKFVLGRYWKQATPEQKEKFLQLFTDGIVNSYATRFQEYTSQKFEVTGSRKESDGGITVISEITPEQGQPIRVDWKLFEKNGELRIYDVLLDGISMSITQRSEYSAVIQQGGGKIDSLLKALEDKLVILE; this is encoded by the coding sequence GTGAAATTTCGCTTTCTTCTAACCGTACTTATGCTCGTAACCACACCTTTTTTAGCCAAAGCCGAGCAGACTCACGCCACCCCTGAAGCCTTCATCCAAGAAATTGGAGATCAGGTAATTACACTTTTAACGAATAAAATGATTGATACACCTCAACGTGCAAAAGTCTTCCGGGACATTTTTGAAACAAAATTTAATGTTAAATCCATTGGAAAATTTGTGCTCGGACGCTATTGGAAACAAGCAACTCCTGAGCAAAAGGAAAAATTTCTCCAGCTTTTTACAGATGGAATTGTCAACAGCTATGCAACGCGCTTCCAAGAATACACGAGCCAAAAATTTGAGGTCACAGGATCCCGAAAAGAGTCAGATGGTGGCATTACGGTCATCTCAGAAATCACCCCAGAGCAAGGACAGCCCATTCGTGTGGATTGGAAACTTTTTGAGAAAAACGGAGAACTCCGTATTTATGATGTTCTTTTGGATGGAATTAGTATGAGCATTACACAGCGCTCTGAATACTCCGCCGTGATTCAACAAGGGGGTGGAAAGATTGACTCCCTCCTCAAGGCTTTGGAAGACAAGCTGGTCATCCTGGAATAA
- a CDS encoding VacJ family lipoprotein: MKTHSKNGHAKFISVPFSKMMKEAQHDGPYSHKKGLSTLFLSIFLLISPAGKAEVSQWYYENGTVSQPTHSNEPRNPYPVFTSSSSDPRDPIEPFNRIMFFTNDLIDGLFLQPLSKMYNGAVPDFMKTRIRNVLTTLMHPVVFGNDLLQGDFEDAGITISRLVINATVGVGGLFEVAEDWGFPYQKKDLGQTFARWGIGEGFYFVIPILGPSTAREAVGRVGDAAMNPLTWTLEAPLAPIYGGSNVLEARADVEPLLEDLKANSVDYYAAIRTWYFERRKRVIEGYQDELLDTPTPDDEE, translated from the coding sequence ATGAAGACACATTCAAAAAATGGCCATGCTAAATTCATTTCAGTACCTTTTAGCAAGATGATGAAAGAAGCTCAGCATGACGGCCCTTATTCTCACAAAAAAGGACTATCTACACTTTTCTTATCAATTTTCCTCCTGATTTCTCCGGCTGGAAAAGCCGAAGTCTCGCAATGGTATTATGAAAACGGAACGGTTTCCCAACCCACCCATTCCAATGAGCCGCGCAACCCGTATCCTGTTTTTACGAGCTCTTCTTCAGACCCCAGGGATCCCATTGAACCCTTTAATCGTATCATGTTTTTTACAAATGATCTAATTGACGGACTTTTCTTACAGCCTCTTTCAAAAATGTATAATGGCGCCGTCCCTGATTTTATGAAGACACGCATTCGTAATGTGTTAACAACATTGATGCATCCCGTTGTATTTGGAAACGATCTTTTGCAAGGGGATTTTGAGGATGCGGGGATCACAATCTCCCGCCTTGTAATTAATGCCACGGTTGGTGTGGGAGGCCTATTTGAAGTCGCAGAAGACTGGGGATTCCCTTATCAGAAAAAAGATTTAGGCCAAACATTTGCACGTTGGGGGATTGGTGAAGGCTTTTATTTTGTGATTCCCATCTTAGGCCCCTCAACAGCAAGAGAAGCTGTAGGTCGTGTTGGAGATGCCGCGATGAATCCCCTGACTTGGACTTTGGAAGCCCCCCTCGCCCCCATTTATGGAGGGTCTAATGTTCTTGAAGCCCGCGCCGATGTTGAACCCTTGCTTGAAGATTTAAAAGCCAATTCTGTTGATTATTATGCCGCCATTCGCACTTGGTATTTTGAGCGCCGGAAGCGTGTGATTGAAGGGTATCAAGACGAACTTCTAGACACACCCACCCCCGATGATGAGGAGTAA